AATAGAAGGGTAAGTCCCACTACTTATCACCTTTTCTACTTCAGCCATTATGAAAGCTTTGGGAAGCAAAGCTGAGCactctcatactgtacatatccacctgttttaattaatacaattaattacCTTACAGGGCTTGGAAGAATATCACTACACTTCTAGTACACTTCTATTAAGTGTGTCCTGAGCACAAAACACCAGGAAATTGCAATCCAGTACAACACAAAACTTTTTATTCACAGTACAGAGAACACAAAagacaaagcaaacaaaaatgtaattcttgTCAAGCTCCTGTTTTCTGTAGTCTCTCTTGCATAGTTCTTCCTAATAATACCTAGGCAGTTAAGCTGCTTATGACATGAAAACCAAATACCCGATCTTGCAGATTTCATTACACATGGGTCTGTCAGTAGCTTCCTTCTTCACTCTGGTACTGAGTACAGAGGTCCTATTCTCTTTCCTAATCGGGAAATGCTGGAATGgatccttccattttctgattttttgttttttttacctggcCAGTTATCTTTCTCCATTTGGTCAGGAGACAAAGGGCAGTAGTTCATTTTTTGCTACTTTCTGGGGAATGAAGTTCAGACAAAATGTGACCTCTTGTCTAAACCTGCCTTCCGATTactactatatatacagtatgtggaattgAATCTTGGTCtatgaatgtttttgttaaaaacgTGTCAGATAAGTAATGTTTCATGAATAAATTGGAAGAAATTACAGTATTTGCTCAGTTCTTTccacagacaaatgcaacatgttTCCAGTGATATATCTGTTGTCTGGTTAGAATTTCGGTCTGAATGGTCCACTCTATGATGCCCTGTCTATTGTTGAAGATGAAGAATGGAAGAGGATGCGCAGTGTCCTCTCCCCATCCTTTACCAGTGGACGATTGAAAGAGGTCAGTGTTGTGTTAAGTGCAGTCCAATTCCATAATATGGCTGTGTGAACAGGTATCATATTAATTACATGGTATACAAATTGAATTTCTTGCTTGATTATAAAACTTTAATAAAATACCAAGAGGTTATGTTTATTTAGTAActcattttgtttaattgttaGTGTTTTATTTGTGTTGCCATTGGCTTTGTTCTTTGTTCACAaagattttacattataaaGCTGCAAACCTGATTGACATGGGATTCAGTCTGTCCAAAGTGTGGTAACTTTCATCAAACAAACTATGTTTGAGTagcacataaaaacaaaacactttacattattctcactttgaaaagaataataatgcTGTTTGGGGTATAACCGTACAAACAGTGCTGTTGTATATTGTATGTTCAAGAGTAAAACATTTCCTTGTTGTACTGAATCCTTAAAATTTTTTACAGATGTTTCCAATCATGACTCACTATGCCAAAATCTTGGTACAAAGTCTACAGAAGAAATCTGACAGAAATGAACCAGTACAAATGAAAGAGTAAGTAAGGACCATATGGTGGTATTACAGAtatatacagatactgtatctatatAGGCATACATGTCTGAATGTCACTCCATGTCAACCATACATAAGTTAATGTCTGTAcgttaatttgtttttcatgacAGTAATCAAACCTATAAGAATTTATGCTATAATGACATCTAGTGCCGTACTGCGTGAAAGGaatttcttattttaagaaattttGAAAATTTAAACAAGACTTACAAAAACtaagaaacataaaaaacagcacagaaaaacaaacagctggACAAAGAAAAATATCTCACACTTGCTTTTACCTTTTTAGTTTTCTTgttgaaataagaaaataaatgaattccaTGATAAAGGTGTTAATAGACTATTTGaatgtgtaaaaaaatcatGGTCTTTTTCAAAACCTTCATGAAAGGGACTCTGGAGCCTATAAAACCACTTTACAGTGCTTGTCCTGTTGTGGATTGTGGAGATCATCTTTTTGAGGCAGCTCCTGAAACTAGGTATTAATGActaggtgttttttttccacaaccATTCCGAACAATCGGTGCTGATTGTTCTTCCTTTGTTAGTTTGAAAGCTGGCTCTGGGGAACCAAAGATTGTTAGGTCAGGATCTGAGGGCATATTCTTCCCAAGCAGGTTTAAGTAATGCTAAAATGATTGGGCTTTTAAACTGATAGgggatgttttttaaaatttagttaAGGGGAGGGttcagttaaaaacaaaaaaaattagaTGCTCATGTTTTGCTACAAAAAATTATTCTGTTTTAGATTCTTTGGTCCATACAGCATGGATGTTGTTACCAGCACAGCTTTCAGTGTCAACATTGACTCTCTCAACAACCCTGATGACCCCTTTGTGGCCAATATCAAGAAAATGCTCAAATTCAACTTTTTACACCCTCTTCTTATAATTATAAGTAAGTCTCTATTTCTTACATTGTAGAGTTGGAAGCTGTCAACAAAGCAACAAACAACAGTATAGTAAATTCTATAGTGAAAAGTACAAacaaaaagataaaatacacattttgggTGTGTAGCCTTCCTTGGGTGCGTAAAGAAGAAGGCAGGAATCGGAGACAGAAAGGGATGGGTCAGAGaataaaaataagcaaaagGTGACTGGAGACTTAAAAAATCacctttttttcaaatatgcaTTGAAATAATTTGGAAATGTGTGATGCCTGAAATGACTAACTTGACTTTGTCTAAAAGATATGCTGTTTGTCAATCTCCAAATCAAAATAAAGGGAACATATTTTGAATTATGGTGCCCAGAACTGACCACAGTGTTCTACGTGAGATCTTAGTGCATTCTAAATCTTAAGCATCACTGTCCAGCTTttaaattctgtggttcttacAATATATGCAATCATGCTTTGCTTCCCCACATTAGATTGAGAAggacaaaaacaaactaaataaacAGCACATCCAATTTGGGTGTAGTACAGTATCTTGAAGTTCTGAATCCCTGCAATATGTGTATGTTCCTACTCTCAGTGAGCACTAACTgatcaaaaatgtaatttaccaCATGTCTGCCCAGTCCATATTGAAAATGATATTGATGGGTTGACTCTCaacagagcggtggctctgtggctaaggatctgtgcctatgGCTTGAAGGTTGTTGGTTAAAATCCTGTGGCCGGCTGAGGAATTCcttctctgttgggcccctgagcaaggtccttaaccccaagtgctccaggggtgctgtacaatggcagaccctgtgctctgaacccaggctctctccctatctgtgtgtctcatggagagcaagctggggtatgcaaaaagataattcctaatgcaagaaattgtaaagggttgttaaaatgatattattattattattttactcaaacatctacttttttttgtttaggtCTCTTCCCTTCCCTTACCCCATTGCTGGAAAAACTAGAGGTTACTCTTTTTCCTCGCTCAGTAATGACCTTTTTCTATGACTCTCTTCGGAAAATAAAGGCTGATCGTCAAAAAAATGTTCACAGTGTAAgtgccaaaaataaaacaaatatgttggctgccatttcaatttattttatgctTATTAACATCTTAATAACaacactaaaaaataaaaacaatttctgtgtgtttttgtcaaTCATATCATTTGTTCCACCTTTAAAGTGAAAATGAAGTGAAAACCCAGAATGTGGCGATATCCTTCAGTGGGTCATTCAAGTATGCTGCCTCTGTGGTTTAAATGAAATGTGCTGGTGTGATGGACTTTGATTTAATGCagttattaaattaaacattttaataataaatcctGTAAATGATACTTTCAACTGTTTGATTTTAAGACTTAATATTATTGTCTTTAACATTTTCATGGGCCTTTTCTTTTAGAATCGAGTGGATTTCTTGCAGTTGATGGTGGATTCACAAATACCAGATGAAGCAACTGAGACCAAGGAAGGAGAAAAGCCACCTAAAGGTACAGTGTAAACTTGGCCAGAAATGTGTTACACTCAATAATCTCAAATTAAGACatctgcttctctgaatcatGTTATCATTTTATGAGATGTTTTCTGATGTATGGAAACATTTCTCCCTCAGTTTTAGGTTTCAATTTTACTATCTTTGTTATGGCTGCGATGATATTTACAGACTCCTGATGTTGTTTAAATGAAATGCTAAATTGTGTTTCAGTTCTGTCTGTCTTCATTTTCTTCACCTTTTCTCTGCAGGTCTGACAGACCACGAGATCCTGTCTCAGTCCATGCTGTTCATTTTTGCCGGCTACGAAACTACAAGCTCAACTCTTTCATTCTTGGCTTACAATCTAGCAACTAACCCAGATGCCTTGAAGAAACTTCAAAAAGAGGTTGATGAAGTTTTTCCAAACAAGGTGAGACAGTTTTACTCAACTCATTCTATATTAATTTGGTTAAGTTTGTGTTTCTAGGCCAAGAAAATAATTCCATGTATCAGGAAATAACAAAATGCATAAAATGAAGATGTCAAGTACTGTAATTTTATCTAAataaagcagccatatcactgcacttcacaactggcaacccactgaagttaagcaggtgtgagcctgaccattacctggataggagacctcctgggaaaaaactaaggttgctgctggaagatgtgttagtggggccagcagggggcgctcaccttgcgatccacgtgggtcctaatgccccagtatagtgacggggacactatactgtaaacaggcaccgtcctttggatgacacgtaaaaccgaggtcctgattctctgtggtcattaaaaatcccaggttgtttctagaaaagagtagaggtgtaaccttggcgtcctggccaaatttcccagtggcacttaccaatcatggcgtcctaataatccccatttataaattggcttcattacactgctctcctccccactgatagctgatatgtggtgagcgttctgctACACTATGGCTGCtcttgcatcatccaggtggatgctgcacattggtggtggtgaaggggagttcccattacctgtaaagtgcttgagtggagtgtccagaaaagtgctatataagtgtaagcaattattattattaaaggcaTTGTAGATCTTACACCCATCTTAAATATGTTAAGACTACAATTTCCAGATTAtactttctacagtatattgaattatGACCACACATTTagccaagaaataaaaaaaaacaataggttGGGCATTTCTTAGTGAACAATTAAGAAGCACCTATTGAATGATCAAGTAAATGATCAATTATCCTTTCCTGTTTGTGCTCTTGGTAGTCTCCAGTGACATATGAGGCACTGATGCAGATGGAATACTTGGACATGGCACTGAATGAGTCTCTCAGGCTGTATCCCCCAGCAGGGCGAGTGGAAAGGGTTTGTAAGAAAACGATTGAGATCAATGGGGTGACCATCCCCAAGGGAATGGTCATCATGATTCCATCATATGCTCTGCACCGTGACCCTGAGCACTGGCCAGAACCTGAAGTCTTCAAACCTGAGAGGTAAAGTTGCTTAGACACTATATATACCTGAATTGTGATGCAACTATGGGTGGACAAAATATGGTCTCtatataaaatagaaaacaggTCTCTTTAGTCTGTGTAGATATAAACAAATCTGCATTATATCCTTCCATCTGAGTGATCTgtttaaacagatttaaaaactgTTCACTCAGCTTTTcgcatttttttttaggtttagcaaggaaaacaaagaaagcaTAGACCCATATGCCTATCTGCCATTTGGAGCTGGACCTCGGAATTGTATTGGAATGAGGTTTGCCATCATTGTCATGAAAATGGCAATAGTGCAGATACTTCAGAATTTCAACATTGTAACCTGCAAGGAAACTGAGGTGAGATTGGCCAAaataactgaaatgtttttaaccTCTTTAATTCccttcttatttaaaatgtgttcttgAGCACAATCTTTTATGTCTGCAAATAACTTATTAACATTTATGTAAAGTTGGTGTTCTTCATATAAATGCTTAagggttattttttaaagattgtatttataatatttacatGTGTAAACAATGGAGAATCAtattaaaatcaaataattgTAGTTTGTCATAATGTATGCACCCTTAATCTAATTGTCTGAAGTTTGTTGTGTGTATTTAATTCCTCAATTCACTGTCTTTAAGTTATTATATACATTTGAATACAAAACTACTGATTTGTAAACCTTTTTCTTGTAAAGTgtaatttaacatacagtatgaagaaaTGTCACTCCTGTAAAAGAGCAATTTGGAAAGGATTATAGCAATTTATGACTTTCAATAATGTTTCCTCAGATCCCACTTGAACTGGATAATCAAGGATTCATCGCACCCAAAAGACCCATAACGCTGAAGCTTGTCCCTCGCACTCTACACCTCGAGGAATAACCAGCCAGTATCACCTTCTCTGGCATCTGAtcagcagtttaaataattaataacagaCGTGACAGAATAATCAGAGAATTTTGGAAAGAAATCagcttttttattacaaaaggtttctacagaaaaaataaatgacaaatatatacattttataaacatttcAATGAGAAAATGAACCAAGATTAGTTTTTTAGATAAATTTGTTTCAAAATTTTTAGCCTGGTAGAAAACAGTGCTGTAAAACCATATACACCATACAATCAGTGccttgtatttgtttttggttAGATACAGTATAGAGAAGGTAGTAGTAGGTTTTTTCTCTGTATTCCTTTAAATTTTGAAAACCATCTAATTATATAATGTTTCATCTTACTGAGATACAGACATCCACATGTCATTTTTAGGTAGGACAGTTTTGGTTTAATCCACTTGGTTAAATGGCAGCTGTCacggaacagttctttccgggccctatgcagatgacacaatccaGAGAAGtaaggaaacactggggaaaagtcatgcaggagacggaaatggagacagggggcgtgtccttggtgcgtaggtgtccagggggagtgagtccggggcaaacaatccaggaagaagtccaaacggggaatccaaaacacaagcatAAATCCATgaccaggcgatccatccaggAGATTAAAAACGGGAACtgggtcgggaccggcaggggaaacaggaacagaaagttaaaaacataacagaGCCAGACGTATCAGGACCTGGGCTCACATGAACCGGGAGTCAGTGTAGAGCCCCAATTAtcgtctgcgtctggcttttaagggggaactgaaaaggggctggaataaggaacaggtgcagggaatgaggcagaacgaggaagggctggagcgcccttaagaggagagtTAGGGATAGTGACAGTAGCCCCCTGGCCCTAGGACTAAAACTTCACTTTTTAAAGGAAtatattaagaaattaaaaaaatatagttcAAATTCTTCTTTCTCTGTATCCATTTATCACTGATAAAACCTTGGAAATGCTTGCTTTCTGTATGAAGATTTTAATGCCTTAAATTTAGTatggaagttattaactgaagtATTGTAGGAATAATGACAAGAAGTCAGACGCACTCAGCAGTTCCAAATCATAATCATTACTGaaattagctactgtatatactatgtCCAGTactaaatactatatataatttCACATTTGTCTCATGCCTCCCACTTCTACCCCATCTCCATCTTGCAGCTACAGTTTGATTAATTCCTCTCTCTAAATTGGTTTTTAGCCTCCTAGTCTTAGGGCCAAAGGAGTGCTCCCTAATAAAGTGGGTTGAgccaaaactatttttttacctACTTTTTACATAAGCCTTTGCCTAATAGTTTAAACCAGAAGCATACtaccttgtttttttgtttgcgtTGAGTGTACACATTTTGTTCACAAATAAAACATGGTACTTTACCACTTGTCTGCAGTTGTATAACTTGAAGGCAAAAGCTGATAAAGAAAGTAATAGCAGTGTAATGCTAGGGTAGTGTTTCCTAAATTCATTTTCACATGTAGAATACTGTTTGTATATATATTGTGATTTTCTTTGTGTCCAGCTGGAATACCACAGGTTGTGATTGCAAGAAAAGCAATTATTGCATTTTGATACATAAACTACTAAAGCCTTCTAGGTATTTTAATCAATCCTGTAGGGAGCTACTTTGTTAAAAGGTCTAGCTGTATTATGCCCTGGCAAGTATTCCTCAGCTCTTAGTGCCGTAATGATAAGGCTCAGCAGGAAAGAGAGGATTCATAACCTTTTACATATAATAAAGCCCTGATACCTTATCAGGTATAGAGACGTCTTGTCACGCAACAGAAAACGAGTCTGTGTTCTCCTTTTACAAGCATATAAAACATGCCTCAACAAGTCCCTTTTCAAGCTCCACACTATATGTCTAAAGTGAGGGTTTTACACTAATAACTCACATTACAGCATTATTCCTGAGAATGTATTGGTaatagaaattaaacatttaggCACAGTTTAATTTAAGTTGCCTAATTAATCACAatttaaatttccttttttgCTCTACAACCATTATTTAATTAGTATCCTACAGTCACATTTGTTGAAAAATCTCCTGACTCGTAAATGTTATACAATAACAACATCACTTAGTTCTGTTGTGTAGTCTAACACACCCAGTTACCATGCAaatctttaaatctttaaatatcACTTTTGCAACAacctgaaaaaaagaataataaaatagtGAGACTTGATATAAAAAGACACTTGatatttaaaaagattaaaaaagatACTGGGCATAAATGCTTGATACTTGATATAAAAGatactttatataaaaatgCTGAACAAAActgatttgtattattttattggcTGAAGTCTTTATTCAAGTCAACTCACAATCAATGACGTAAAATATTAATActaattttaatgttcactaATGTTTAATGTTAGTCTGTTCATGTAATAATATTGCATTGGATACTGGGCTGCACAGCACCAGTGAGATGGTTACAGTGCTACTCAGTGATACCCTAAACAACATCCACttacacttgttttatttagtttattgtattgtataacTGTGAAAGCACTCTGTGTCAACATGTGAAAGGtactaaacaaaaaataaacttaatttaattaaataataaacaagAAGGAAAGGAAGTCCAAAAGGGCAGAGCTACAGTAATCTGGTCAGCAgatgttgttaaaagaagtgTGGATCATGGACAATAGACGTAGTATGATGTAggatggtgatgatgatgattaataataattgcttgtaCTTATACAgtggttttctggacactccactcaaaatgctttacaggtaatggggactcccctccaccaccaccaatgtgcagccccacctggatgatgcgacagcagccatagtgcgccagaatgctcaccacacatcaactatcagtgaggaggagaacagagtgatgaagtcagtTAATAGATGGGATACTTAggatgccatgattggtaagggccaatgggaaacttggccaggaTGACGGGGTAACTCTTTTCAACAAACACCCTTGGAttttaatgacaacagaaaGCCagagccttggttttacatctcatccaaaggacagagcgctttctacagtatagtgtccccgttactatactggggcatttgaacccacacagaccacagggtgaacaCCCCCTATTGGCCCCtttaatacctcttccagcagcaaccttagtttttcccaggacgtctcccatccaggtactgctgagcttcagtgggttgcaggGCAATATGTATTACATGTTATGGGGTGCAAGTCCTAACATTACTGTATACTATACAGCACAGGTCATCAAATAATAATTCACACAcaatgtgcatttttgttttacgTCGCCTTATAAAGCCAATTTTGGACTAAAAATATTTGAGCAAGCTGTTTTTGTTGTCTTATGTGGTATATAAAGAAATGCTAAAACTATGTCTCAAATTTCAATATTGCAGAGAATGGTCCTgggtttctttgttttaaaaacagcattacAGTCTCTTTTGTATTTGAGGtacttttttgtattatttacattttcctcTTTCCCAGCAGTAAAATTTTTTTCCACATTGAGACAACAGCAACTGTTCACCGAAGGTTTGCTCCTGAGTCTAAATATTTTTCACAGGCAGAGGGGTTCTGTGAAGCGGTttttgagtttaaaaaaaaacgatcaTTCTTAactaaaccaaaacaaaagacTACAATATTTCGGCATGGTATTTGATTTCAATCTTTGAGAATGTTTTAGGACTGATATAATACTTGCATTTTTCAGATCATCTTTCCATTTAACACAAATCCTTATTCATCGCTTGTCTCCAGATGTCAAAACTTGTGTGAACTTTTGGCCTcactttgttttcctgtttcactTCCTGTAGCATTTACCATGGCAGGATGCCCATACAGGCTGCTGCAGACTTGGGAATAATCAAAACAGCCTTGGTCAAGGAATGTAACTCCCTCTTCATGAACCTGAGGGTATGACCCTGGTGCTTATTTACACTATattgtaagaagaaaaagaatacaGCACCCAGCATTTGTATTTCATGTACAGAAACATATACACAGGCTAATTACATTCAAAGACTGGATAGAAATGAACTACATGTCTAGCAATGCATTGGCTTCAGAAAAATAATCTAGATTCAATTGCATGTGATTAGTGAAGATGCACAGTAATTAATAcacttatttttcttatttgccTGGATAGTCTCGTATaacttgcattttgttttcaagtttaaagctgaaacattttaaaacaggggTAGAGAAACGAAGCTGCCCCTTACTGTCAGGACCGCCAACCTGCCCAGACCAGCCCCCAAAAGAGCTAACAAGTGCTAGCAGCGGGGCGATGATTACAAGCGCTGCCGCACGTGTTAACTCGGCACCAGACGCCCTAACGTGCGGCAGGCTGCAGTTTTAAGCCATTCAAACCCACTTCttgttgctcggtattgagtctactcttTGCGAGCGCTACCTGGTGTTTATTCTGTACTGCGTATTCTCCTGGATACTAAACTCCCCTTTTGCCTCTCGACTTTGGTCCTTGCCTTTCGAttcggattgtttgcctctATTTGTTCTTCCTGGATTTCGAATCACCTTTCTCCTTTTGACCACGATCTTGCCTGACGTTCCGGATTGTTTGCCTGCCTCGACATTACCTACTCCTGCTCGCACAGGATCCACATATGTCTTCATTGCGAGTTCCTTAACTTACACAGGCTAAAAACAACGGACAAACTGCTAGTTTCTGAAAATCAACTCCCATATAGACTTTTGTTAAGTTCATATTTATGAATTTCTATGCCTCTAATGgaaaacatattgtaacgcaacgggggctcaggcgggcgcccttgccgcattaggtcggcccctgcaccgtccggggctcgaacccgggacttccgcgtctctctgcagcgacctagccccgtgagctaaagagagatctctctacagcccagtagctgtggtcctgctatcacagggaagggcggtgacgtcacccgctctggtacgccggctcttacacactgcttgtcggccgtaagcgttacaatataatgcCCAGCGTTAATAGCACATGAaaatatagcaaaaaaaaacaatataatgaCAATGCAGACATATTTGTTCATACTAGAAAATGCAGGAACTTGGAACTTGAGTCCAAAATTTAGTTTataaattttattaaataaagcatAGAAGATGCATACCTGTTCGTGTTACAGGTGCTAGAAGTgcttcatgttaaaaaaaaaagtgtgcatTCATccaaaaaaataatgacaaaaccAAACCAATTATTGTCTAATAAGTAGTAGTTCTGGTGGTagctgcgtaggctgcaaaggaacaagtaataggtttattccatgctgaaaagagaacctCGAGTTTTCATTCTTGTATTCAGTATATAGCGAAAGTATTGGTAGGGACAATATGCTAATTCTATGTCAGCACACAAAAGTCTTCTCACTGTAAAATCCGTATAATTGTCTAGATATTGTTGATCTTCACTTCAATAGCCACGCGTtgtagaatcagaaaaaaatacagcagtTTTCATGAACGTTGCTGGTATTAATTGGAAGGAATTaagtttaattgtttaaaattcCTGCACGACATAAGTAGGACTGGATATAATAGTGTACTGCGTTATTAGAGTG
This sequence is a window from Lepisosteus oculatus isolate fLepOcu1 chromosome 19, fLepOcu1.hap2, whole genome shotgun sequence. Protein-coding genes within it:
- the LOC102693837 gene encoding cytochrome P450 3A40-like gives rise to the protein MSYFPSFSTETWALLVLLLTLLIVYGYWPYGTFKNIAVPGPKPLPFFGTFLEYRKGIHNFDMNCFKKYGKLWGFYDGRQPVMSIMDTAMIKTILVKECYSLFTNRRNFGLNGPLYDALSIVEDEEWKRMRSVLSPSFTSGRLKEMFPIMTHYAKILVQSLQKKSDRNEPVQMKEFFGPYSMDVVTSTAFSVNIDSLNNPDDPFVANIKKMLKFNFLHPLLIIISLFPSLTPLLEKLEVTLFPRSVMTFFYDSLRKIKADRQKNVHSNRVDFLQLMVDSQIPDEATETKEGEKPPKGLTDHEILSQSMLFIFAGYETTSSTLSFLAYNLATNPDALKKLQKEVDEVFPNKSPVTYEALMQMEYLDMALNESLRLYPPAGRVERVCKKTIEINGVTIPKGMVIMIPSYALHRDPEHWPEPEVFKPERFSKENKESIDPYAYLPFGAGPRNCIGMRFAIIVMKMAIVQILQNFNIVTCKETEIPLELDNQGFIAPKRPITLKLVPRTLHLEE